In Diaphorobacter ruginosibacter, the genomic stretch CGACAGGCTCAAGCTGGTGCAACTGCCCGACCCGGCGGCCCCGGGGGTGGGAGAAATCCAGGTGCGCGTGCACGCCAGCTCGCTCAACTACCACGACCTGGGCGTGGTGCTCGGCAAGCCGGGCGTTGCCGACGGCCTCGTGCCGATGGCGGATGGCGCCGGCGTGGTGACCGCTGTCGGCAGCGGCGTGACGGAGTTCCAGCCCGGCGACCATGTGGTCTCGTGCTTCTTCCCCACCTGGCAGGCCGGCCGTGCGCTGCTGGCGGATTTCGTCACCGTTCCGGGTGATGGAATCGACGGCTTCGCGCGCGAACTGGTGAACGCACCCACCACATCATTCACGCTGGCTCCCAAGGGCTATACGCACGAGGAGGCTGCCACACTGACCACGGCGGGACTCACCGCCTGGCGCGCCCTGGTGATCGACGCGGGCCTGCAGGCGGGCGACACGGTGCTGGTGCTGGGCACCGGCGGTGTCTCCATCTTCGCGCTGCAGATGGCACTGTCGATGGGTGCCCGTGTGATCGCCACCACCTCGTCGGCTGCCAAGGAGCAGCAGTTGCGGGACATGGGTGCGAGCGCCGTGATCAACTATCGCGACAACCCGCAATGGGGGGACGAAGTGCTGAAGCTCACCGGCGGACGCGGGGCCGACATCGTGGTGGAAGTGGGCGGACCCAGCACCCTGCCGCAGTCGATCCGCGCGTGCCGCATCGGCGGCCACATCGCGCTGATGGGCGTGCTCACCGGCTTCAAGGGCGACATTCCCACCGTGGAACTCATGCGCAAGCAGCAGACGCTGCAGGGCCTGATCGTCGGCAGCCGCCAGGACCAGCAGGACATGGTGCGCGCGCTCGAGAACTTCGACTGGAAGCCCGTGATCGACAGCAGCTACCCACTCGAGAAGATCGCCGATGCATTCGAGCACCAGAAGGCGGGAAGGCATTTCGGCAAGGTTTGCCTGAGCTTCTGACGCGAACATGCACACCGGGGCCCCTAATCTATCTGAACCCCGGGAAGCAGCTCCATGCCGAGACGCGCTTCCAGCTCGCCATAGCTGATGGGCCTGCCGGCTTTCCCCTGCTCGGAGTTCTCCTGCCAATGTGCCCAGGCTCGGTGTGTGCTCGCGTCATACACCAGCTTGAACAGATGGGCGGGCACCGCCACGCCGCCCGAGCCTATCTTCTGCGTTCTGGCCGAATACACCGGCCCGGTGATCACGTAGACATCACCGCGCGCGCGCATCACGTAGCTGCGCGTGTCCTTCTCGATCCTCGCCCACGGGCCGCTGTTGTGCCTGGGATTCTGAGGAACCATGTTGGCAAGGCTGAAGCTCTGCGCCATCGCGTCCGCCGTCGGCATGTCGGCCGCAGGTGCCATGTGGCCGCGTGCGAAGCCCGAGCCGCTGTAGTCGGAGAGTTCCGAACGTTCCGCGCCGGGCAGGCGCGCGTCGGCAAAGAAGCGGTCGGTGCGCGCCAGGCCCTGCGCCTGCTGCAGCGACTGGCGGTTCAGGCGCTCCGCGACGAACACCGGCGTGCGTGTGCTCCCATTGTGCAGAATTGCAAATGATTTGTAACAAAGTTCCCTGAGCCGAGGTGCGCTCTGCACGCGCGGGGCGATGCCGCCCGCGAAGAACTGCGGGCAGCCCTGGAACCCGGTGGCGTGCGATGGCGGCGAGGTGCTCGGCGAGGACACCGTGCCGGAGGGTGGCCCTGGCTGCTGCCAGCCATCGAGCAACGGCCCCAGGCTGCAGCTGGAGAGCTGGCTGGCGAGCGCACCCGAGGACAGCAGCCACAGGCACAGTCGGCGGATTCTGGAGGAAAGGGTCGCAACGGAAGCAGCGTTGCGCTTGCGAGGCTTCTTCTTTTTGTTCTTGGCAGTCATTCGACTGCGAGTTTATAGCCAGCTGAGCCTCAAAAAATAGAACAGATAGTCATCTCGCTCATACCGCGGATCCCTTTCTGACAGCATGTTACGTATTGGATACGCAGAAACCGCCCCCTGGTACGGACGGGTTATCATCGCCATACACAACCTGCGTTACCATCGGCGTCCCGCGCGGGCCATTATTCAATGGTGCATTTCTTCAATAATTATTATTCCAATCGAATTTTCAAATAATGCCCCACATAATAGGAATGCTTGAATGAACCCTCATGCAAGCAAATCAATTTCACCACTAGAACTGGTGAAATCAATAATAAGAAATAGAACCCTCATTCAAGGGTTGGTCAAGCGCGAAATCATTGGCCGCTATCGCGGCTCGTTCATGGGACTGCTGTGGTCCTTTTTCAACCCGCTGCTCATGCTGGCGGTCTACACCTTTGTTTTCAGTGTGGTTTTCAAGGCCCGCTGGGTCGGAGGCATCGGTTCCAAGACCGAATTTGCAATGGTTCTGTTTGCTGGGTTGACCGCATTCAACCTCTTTTCGGAGGGCCTGCTGCGCGGCCCTTCCCTGATTCTCGGCAACGCCAATTATGTAAAGAAGGTCATTTTCCCGCTGGAAATTCTTCCGGTGGTCGTCCTGGGTTCGGCCTTTTTCCATTTTCTCATCAGCTTCGCTGCGTGGCTGATTTTCTACTGCCTGCTGCTGGGTGCGCCACCGCTGACGATTTTCCAGTTGCCGCTGATCCTGCTACCCCTGGTGTTGATGTCGCTCGGGCTTTCGTGGCTGCTCGCGTCGCTGGGTGTGTTCCTTCGCGATATCGGGCAGATCATCGGCGTGCTGACCATGGTGCTCATGTACGTGACTCCCATCTTCTATCCGGTTGCCGCACTCCCTGAGAACTATCAATTCTTGATGCACCTCAATCCTCTGACCGCCAGCATCGAACAGGTGCGCAACGCCATGATCTTCGGCCACCCCCTGGATTGGTCCGGATGGCTGCGGCAGCTGGCGCTTGGCGCCGCAGTGGCGTGGCTCGGCTTCGCATGGTTCCAGAAGACTCGAAAGGCCTTTGCAGATGTCGTCTGAACTCGCGATCAGCATTCAGGGGCTGAGCAAGTGCTACCAGATCTACGGCCAGCCGCGCGACCGGCTCAAGCAGATGCTGCTGCCTCGCCTGCAGCGCTGGACAGCGCGTACGCCCCGGCGCTACTACGATGAATTCTGGGCGCTGAAGAACATCTCGTTCGACATCCGGCGCGGCGAGGCCGTGGGCATCGTCGGGCGCAATGGCAGCGGCAAGTCCACGCTGCTGCAACTGATCTGCGGCACGCTCACGCCCACCATGGGCACTGTGGAGACCCGCGGACGCATCGCCGCGCTGCTGGAACTGGGCTCGGGCTTCAACCCCGAGTTCACCGGACGCGAGAACGTCTACCTCAACGGCGCCATCCTGGGCATCGGCAAGGAACAGCTCGACCAAGTCTTCGAGCGCATCGTCCGGTTCGCGGACATCGGGGACCATCTGGACCAGCCGGTGAAGACCTACTCCAGCGGCATGTTCGTGCGCCTGGCGTTCGCCGTGCAGATGCACCTGGATCCCGAGATCCTGATCGTCGACGAAGCCCTGTCCGTGGGCGACCAATTCTTCCAGGCCAAGTGCTACGCGGCCATCCGCACGATGATGGACAACGGCACGACCGTGCTGTTCGTCTCGCACTCGGCTGCAACGGTCAAGGCACTGTGTCCCCGCGCGGTGCTGCTGAGCCACGGCGAGCTGATCGTCGACGGCCCCGCGAGCAAGGTGCTCGATCGCTACTTCGTTCTGGGATCGCTCGAAGCAAACGCGGGCAGTTCGGCACCCACTGCCCTGGTCGCTCCCGACGATGATCTCGATCTTGACGCCGTGGCTGACGCCGCTGCCGCCCCCTCCTCAGAAACCATGCATGCCGGCGGGAATGCGTCCGCCGCGCAGGTGGTCTCAGCCCTTCAGCCGCCATTCGAGCGCCGCGTCTCGCACCGCGTGGGCTCGGGCCAGGCAAGGTATGTGGAGTGCCGCGTGATGGCCGGAGCGGATGAAGCCATCTTCGTGGAAACCGGCGCCACGCTGCGCGTGCAGGCCGTGCTCGACGTCATCGAGGACTGTCCGCAGGAAGGCGAGGTCGGCATGGTCGTCAGCACCACCGAAGGGGTCGAACTGTTTGCCATCAACTCGTTCTTCCATGGCGCCCGCGTTCCGGCCATGAAGGCCGGAGAGAAGCATGTGGTCGAGTTCGAATTCGTCTCGCCGCTCTCCAGCGGGGCCAGGTACCGCATCGATCTCGGCTACCGCATGCCCGTGCAGGGCGAGTACGTCGACAAGGTGTTTGCCGCGGCCGGCTTCAGCGTGGCCAACCAGGGCGATCGCATCATCCCCCTGCTCTTCGACGTACCGGGAAAGATCACCGTCGCGTGAGCTCCACAAGACCCATGACTACCTATCTTCCTGAACTCAGCATTTCCGATCTGGTGCATGCCTTCGAGTCCCGCGACTGGTCGGTGCTCGACGCCTGCCTTGGCCGGCAAGACTATGAGCGCCTCGGCCTAGACCGCGCGCTGCGCATCGCATCGGACCTCTTCGCCCGGCACGGCTCGCTGCGGGGCCTGCGCATTCTCGACGTCGGCTGCAACAACGGCCTGGTCGCCAAGACGCTGGCCGCGCTCGGCTGCTCCGTGGCCGGCATCGACAACGGCGACGTGGACGGCCAGGGCCTGTACTCCGACCTGCATCGCCAAACCCAGTTCGCCGGCTTCGAGTTCCATCGCAAGGACCTGTCCGAATTTCTCGCCACCGATCCACGCAGCTGGGACTGCATCCTGCTGCTGAGCGTGACCCACCACTGGGAATCGGGCTATGCCATGTCCGGCGAACGACGCTACTCGGACGACGACATCCGCCAGCTGCTTTCCACGCTGTTCCGGCGCACCCGGCTCAGCATCTATTACGAATGCCCAAGGAAGGAGCCCGGCTTCGACGAGGGATTCGGAGTCAACTTCCTTCTTCGCTATTGCAGCCAATTGCCACCTATGAGAGCGCTTGGACACACGATCGGCCCCAACGGCTATCCGCGTGAGTTCTGGGCGCTGGACATGGAGTAGAGCCAATGCCCATCAAAAGTCTCAACGACCCCACACAGAACAAAGCAGAGTATTCCATTGGCCGCGATGTCGCACTGTCCTACTGCTCGGACACCTGCCTGCTGAAGGCCATCGACGACCGCTCCCGCATCGTGCGCACCGGCCAGACACCGGCCACTGCACTGACCGTGATCCTCAGCGAGGATCGCCTGCTTGTGCCCGTCGCGGGAGCCCCGCGCCCGCCGGCCCACGTCCTGGGCGAGCAACACAGCCAGGCCGGCGCACGCGCGCGCTGGGACAGGCTGGTGGGCTGCTCGCACCCCGCGCTGATGCCGGTCTACCGCGTCTGCGACTGCATGGCCGAGACCGGAATTCTGAACGGCCAGGAGTTCGAGGACGCCTCCACCACGCCGGCCTGGAAGAAGGTGCGCGGCATTGTCGGCCGGGTTGCCGACAGCACGCCTGCCCATGCACCCATCGGTTTCGACCAGTGGCGCCACTGGATGGCCGACCTGGCCGAGGGCCTGGCCGAACTGGAGAGGCAAGGCCTCGCCCACGGCGACCCCTACCCGTTCAACGCCGTGCACACGGGGCAGTACGCTACGTGGGTCGATTTTGGCCACATGACCGATGACCCGGCGCAGCGCTACAAGGATGCGTGGGCGTTTGTGTTGTTCACGGTGCTGCATACGCACCGGCTGAGCTCAGCCTACAGCACGGATCTTCTGCACAACCTGGCCGCTGCCCTGGCCGAATCGGACAAGCCCGGCAGATTCGAGCGAATCAAGGATGTGCTTGCTCGTCCTTACGAAGACATCACGCCTTTGGAGGACCCGCGCACTCCAAGCTCGATTTTCGCCAGCGTCCTGGCCCAGCAACAGCCGGAGAAGGTGTTCAAGGGTCCGGACGTGCCGGAGTTGCTGCTGAAATCCTCGATTCAGTATTTCTCGGACGTACTGCACCACATCCAGCGTGGAAACCAGTACTTCACGGCGTTTCATGTAGAACAGCAACGCCATCTTTTCATGGAACAGGAAATGGTACGACTGACCGTGCCGCAAGCAGAGCACGCCCGCGTAATGAACACCATGACCCAAAGCGCCGAGAATGACCGCCACCAACTGGTTGAGCAGTTGGAGCGTCTGCAACGCCAGATTTCCGAGCGTGACAATCACATTTCCGGATTGAGTCAGCAACTGACGCAGAAAGACCAGTTCGCGGAACAGCTGGAGCAGCTCAAACACCAGATATCCGCACGTGATACGCACGCGATAGAACTGAACCGGCAACTGACTCAGAAAGACGAGCAGATCGAGCAACTGAATCGCATGGTTCACGATCACGGCCAACATGTGAACCATTTGACCGACGTTTCCAAGTCGCACTACGACCAGCTCACGCAGGTGATTGGCAGCCGCTCCTGGAAAGTCACACGCCCCTTGCGCGCCCTTGCGCGCTTCGTCAAGTGGGGCGGCATGAGCGACGTTGATCGAGGCAAGCTTTACAACATTGCAAAGCGCACCTATCACCGCATTCCTGTGTCCTATGACACCAAGCTGGTACTCCGCAAATACTTCCTCAAGGTCACGGGTTGGTCCCCCTCCACCCCTGCCGCCGCCAACAGGACTGCGGCAATGGCCTCCCGGCCCGTCGTGGCTGCGGGATCCGCGCCCGTGACGGCCGCAGCCCCCTCCGAGGCATCCGGTCCCGTTGCCAGCCTTGGAACGCTGCTGCAGACGCAGAACACGGGCAATCGGATTCCATACTTTGGTGTGAGGCGTCCCGAGGGGCAGCGCAGGGTCGCCATCCTGACCAACCAGTTGCTGGACTGGAATGATGGGCGCCCACGATTCGGCGGCGGAGAGCGCTACGCGCTTGAGCTTGCACGCCTGCTGAAGGAAATGTCGTTCGATGTGACCTTCTATCAGCCCAGCTTCAAGGCGCCTGGCGAAGGCGAATACTACGGGTTCAAGGTGGTACTGCTGCGCACGGCTGACTCGATCGGCGAATTCCACCACGGACTCTGCAGCGAATTTACCGAACTAACCAGGGACTTCGACCACGTCTACTACCACCTGCCCGAATATGCATCCGGCAGGGTGCGCGAAGACGGACTCATGACCTGTCACGGGATCTGGTTCGACCACAACAACTATCCGGGCGCGATTTTCCGCACACCGGAGTGGTTCCAGCAGTTGTACTCCGCGTTCTCGAGCCCCCGCTGCGTGGTCAGCGTGGACACCAATTCGATCGGCGTCATGCGCAGCCTCTGGCCGGAGCTCTCGTCGAACATGCGCTTCATTCCAAACTTCTATGATGAAAGCTCGTATTTCCCGAGGCCGGAATCCCGCAATCCTGACCGACTCACAATCCTGTTCCCTCGCCGCAGCCAGATCAATCGCGGCTCGCGCATCTTCGGCGAAATCGTTTCCCTGATTCCGCATGATGTCCAGATCATCTGGCTCGGCGAAGGCGATCCCGTGGACACCCAGATAGTCAAGGACGTCTGCAAGAACGACAAGCGCGCAAGCTTCGCCGTGGCGGATTTCGACCAGATGCCCCAGTGGTACCAGAAAGCAGATATCGCGGTCATCCCCACGATTGCATGTGAAGGAACCAGCCTCTCGTGCATCGAGGCCCTGGCCGTCGGCTGTGCAGTGGTTTCGACCAATGTGGGCGGCCTGCCCGACCTGGTCTACGACGGAATGAACGGACTCCTGGTCGACCCCGATGCGCGCAGCCTCGCTGCGGCGATCAACCGGCTCATTGTCGATCACGAACTGCGCACTCGCCTGCAGAAGACTGCGGTGGATACCGCCCACCATTTCGAGCTCAAGAGCTGGCGCAAACGCTGGGCAGACGTGCTTCACGAGTATGGCTGGGTCACCGACCGGGCCCTCGATGCCTGGAAGGGCCAGCAAGGCGATCGCTCGCTGTCCTCTGAAACGCGCCAAGCGGAAAGGTGGCTGATTCTCACGCGCAACGCGATCCACGGTGGCGTGGAAAGCCTGATCCGCGAAGAGGCCAAGGGTTTGAACGCGCCGGTTGTCGTCTGTGGCGGCCACGACCGCAAGGACACCTGCCCGTTCGAGTACACCCGTGCCGATGACCCCAAGGCCCTGGCCAGGATCGTCGCGAACCACGATGTGATTCTCTACCATTGGCTGCCGGACTGGTGCCTTGATGTGCTCAAGCGCTCCGGCAAGCGCTGCATTGAATTCGTGCACCGCACGGACACCGCGGACAGCGACAAGACGGTACCGACAGCGCTGGTGACCCATTCGGCATTTCTTGCCCGCTTCATCCATGAAACCAGCGGCCGCCCCTGCCGGGTCGTGGATCATCCGATCGCCATTGACCGCTTCACGCCCCAGACCCGCAAGGGCCGGTTCGTAGGAGCCATCACCAGTTACTACGACACCAAGGGCATCGATATCTTCCTGCAGGCCTGGGCGCAGATAAAGACACGCTTCCCGGAGCACGGTGTCCGCTTCTATGGTGCCGGTGATGATCTGCCGAAATTCCGCAAGCTCGCATCCGACCTGGGGCTCGACGTCGATTTTCGCGATGCCACGACGGAGCCGTGGGAGGCCATGAAGGACTTCGCGTGCTTTGTCGTCCCGTCACGCATCGAAGGCTTGCCGGTAGCGATTCTCGAAGCCCTGGCAATGAACATCCCTGTGGTCGCCAGTGATCTGCCCGGTATGGTGGAATTCAATGAACTCTCCAAGGCACGCGGCTATTCGAGTTTCGTCCACCTGGCCCGCAAGGAGGATCCGCAGGATTTCGCCGCGGTCGTTGCACGGGTACTGGACAGCGATGTCCAGCATGACTCCAGCACCTATATCAATGACTACTACAGCCCGCAAAAGCACTGCTCGGATCTGGTGAGCATCTATCGCGAACTCTGCCACTGAAGCCCAAGCCTACTTCCTGGAACAGACATGAAAATTCTCTGCGTCATCGGCACCCGCCCCGAAGCCATCAAGATGGCCCCCGTGATTCTGGCGCTCCAGCAGGAGCCCTGGGCCGAGGTGCGTGTGCTTGCCACTGCCCAACACCGCCATATGCTGGATCAGGTGAACCAGTTCTTCGGCATCACGCCCGACATCGACCTGGACATCATGCGCCCCAACCAGGCGCTCACCGAGCTGACGGCGCGCCTGCTGCTCAAGCTCGATGAAGTCCTGGAGAACGAGCGGCCCGACGTGGTGCTGGTGCAGGGGGACACGACAACCGTGATGTCGGTGTCGCTCGCCTGCTTCTATCGCCGCATTCCGATCGGCCACGTGGAGGCCGGCCTGCGTACCTGGGACATCCAGAACCCGTTCCCCGAAGAGGCCAACCGGGTGATCACGGGCAAGCTCGCCCGCTGGC encodes the following:
- a CDS encoding DNA/RNA non-specific endonuclease, with the protein product MTAKNKKKKPRKRNAASVATLSSRIRRLCLWLLSSGALASQLSSCSLGPLLDGWQQPGPPSGTVSSPSTSPPSHATGFQGCPQFFAGGIAPRVQSAPRLRELCYKSFAILHNGSTRTPVFVAERLNRQSLQQAQGLARTDRFFADARLPGAERSELSDYSGSGFARGHMAPAADMPTADAMAQSFSLANMVPQNPRHNSGPWARIEKDTRSYVMRARGDVYVITGPVYSARTQKIGSGGVAVPAHLFKLVYDASTHRAWAHWQENSEQGKAGRPISYGELEARLGMELLPGVQID
- a CDS encoding glycosyltransferase; the protein is MPIKSLNDPTQNKAEYSIGRDVALSYCSDTCLLKAIDDRSRIVRTGQTPATALTVILSEDRLLVPVAGAPRPPAHVLGEQHSQAGARARWDRLVGCSHPALMPVYRVCDCMAETGILNGQEFEDASTTPAWKKVRGIVGRVADSTPAHAPIGFDQWRHWMADLAEGLAELERQGLAHGDPYPFNAVHTGQYATWVDFGHMTDDPAQRYKDAWAFVLFTVLHTHRLSSAYSTDLLHNLAAALAESDKPGRFERIKDVLARPYEDITPLEDPRTPSSIFASVLAQQQPEKVFKGPDVPELLLKSSIQYFSDVLHHIQRGNQYFTAFHVEQQRHLFMEQEMVRLTVPQAEHARVMNTMTQSAENDRHQLVEQLERLQRQISERDNHISGLSQQLTQKDQFAEQLEQLKHQISARDTHAIELNRQLTQKDEQIEQLNRMVHDHGQHVNHLTDVSKSHYDQLTQVIGSRSWKVTRPLRALARFVKWGGMSDVDRGKLYNIAKRTYHRIPVSYDTKLVLRKYFLKVTGWSPSTPAAANRTAAMASRPVVAAGSAPVTAAAPSEASGPVASLGTLLQTQNTGNRIPYFGVRRPEGQRRVAILTNQLLDWNDGRPRFGGGERYALELARLLKEMSFDVTFYQPSFKAPGEGEYYGFKVVLLRTADSIGEFHHGLCSEFTELTRDFDHVYYHLPEYASGRVREDGLMTCHGIWFDHNNYPGAIFRTPEWFQQLYSAFSSPRCVVSVDTNSIGVMRSLWPELSSNMRFIPNFYDESSYFPRPESRNPDRLTILFPRRSQINRGSRIFGEIVSLIPHDVQIIWLGEGDPVDTQIVKDVCKNDKRASFAVADFDQMPQWYQKADIAVIPTIACEGTSLSCIEALAVGCAVVSTNVGGLPDLVYDGMNGLLVDPDARSLAAAINRLIVDHELRTRLQKTAVDTAHHFELKSWRKRWADVLHEYGWVTDRALDAWKGQQGDRSLSSETRQAERWLILTRNAIHGGVESLIREEAKGLNAPVVVCGGHDRKDTCPFEYTRADDPKALARIVANHDVILYHWLPDWCLDVLKRSGKRCIEFVHRTDTADSDKTVPTALVTHSAFLARFIHETSGRPCRVVDHPIAIDRFTPQTRKGRFVGAITSYYDTKGIDIFLQAWAQIKTRFPEHGVRFYGAGDDLPKFRKLASDLGLDVDFRDATTEPWEAMKDFACFVVPSRIEGLPVAILEALAMNIPVVASDLPGMVEFNELSKARGYSSFVHLARKEDPQDFAAVVARVLDSDVQHDSSTYINDYYSPQKHCSDLVSIYRELCH
- a CDS encoding ABC transporter permease is translated as MNPHASKSISPLELVKSIIRNRTLIQGLVKREIIGRYRGSFMGLLWSFFNPLLMLAVYTFVFSVVFKARWVGGIGSKTEFAMVLFAGLTAFNLFSEGLLRGPSLILGNANYVKKVIFPLEILPVVVLGSAFFHFLISFAAWLIFYCLLLGAPPLTIFQLPLILLPLVLMSLGLSWLLASLGVFLRDIGQIIGVLTMVLMYVTPIFYPVAALPENYQFLMHLNPLTASIEQVRNAMIFGHPLDWSGWLRQLALGAAVAWLGFAWFQKTRKAFADVV
- a CDS encoding ABC transporter ATP-binding protein; this translates as MSSELAISIQGLSKCYQIYGQPRDRLKQMLLPRLQRWTARTPRRYYDEFWALKNISFDIRRGEAVGIVGRNGSGKSTLLQLICGTLTPTMGTVETRGRIAALLELGSGFNPEFTGRENVYLNGAILGIGKEQLDQVFERIVRFADIGDHLDQPVKTYSSGMFVRLAFAVQMHLDPEILIVDEALSVGDQFFQAKCYAAIRTMMDNGTTVLFVSHSAATVKALCPRAVLLSHGELIVDGPASKVLDRYFVLGSLEANAGSSAPTALVAPDDDLDLDAVADAAAAPSSETMHAGGNASAAQVVSALQPPFERRVSHRVGSGQARYVECRVMAGADEAIFVETGATLRVQAVLDVIEDCPQEGEVGMVVSTTEGVELFAINSFFHGARVPAMKAGEKHVVEFEFVSPLSSGARYRIDLGYRMPVQGEYVDKVFAAAGFSVANQGDRIIPLLFDVPGKITVA
- a CDS encoding zinc-dependent alcohol dehydrogenase family protein, whose translation is MKAIQLQSPGGLDRLKLVQLPDPAAPGVGEIQVRVHASSLNYHDLGVVLGKPGVADGLVPMADGAGVVTAVGSGVTEFQPGDHVVSCFFPTWQAGRALLADFVTVPGDGIDGFARELVNAPTTSFTLAPKGYTHEEAATLTTAGLTAWRALVIDAGLQAGDTVLVLGTGGVSIFALQMALSMGARVIATTSSAAKEQQLRDMGASAVINYRDNPQWGDEVLKLTGGRGADIVVEVGGPSTLPQSIRACRIGGHIALMGVLTGFKGDIPTVELMRKQQTLQGLIVGSRQDQQDMVRALENFDWKPVIDSSYPLEKIADAFEHQKAGRHFGKVCLSF
- a CDS encoding class I SAM-dependent methyltransferase, with the protein product MTTYLPELSISDLVHAFESRDWSVLDACLGRQDYERLGLDRALRIASDLFARHGSLRGLRILDVGCNNGLVAKTLAALGCSVAGIDNGDVDGQGLYSDLHRQTQFAGFEFHRKDLSEFLATDPRSWDCILLLSVTHHWESGYAMSGERRYSDDDIRQLLSTLFRRTRLSIYYECPRKEPGFDEGFGVNFLLRYCSQLPPMRALGHTIGPNGYPREFWALDME